The following are encoded in a window of Haloarcula halophila genomic DNA:
- a CDS encoding RAD55 family ATPase: protein MTPSAPEAKSISAGVSYMPFGIPGLDGTLRGIPTGSTVLVAGAPDAGGDAFVYTSLATLMLAKHTPEMVPNGIARRSDTIPESVTYVTLSQDREHVYSELDAVLDGYQFETLTENMTVVDFSQRFMELLPVPKALFDARRGDSEIETAETTVEGEDEAADDATFGDLLEDISEEITEATGDILVIDSLSDIERATEFGLSQGREIAFLMGLREAVVNWGNVAYVKLDRRASAVRDDDRIHGLLHGAVYFYSNDKGFETYRTMRVGSFGGALDSERQTVFESLVGPTGFRAKATKKIGPSNW from the coding sequence ATGACTCCGTCTGCGCCAGAGGCCAAGAGTATCAGTGCGGGCGTCTCGTACATGCCGTTCGGTATCCCGGGTCTGGACGGCACCCTCCGGGGAATCCCGACCGGGAGTACGGTTCTGGTCGCCGGTGCGCCCGACGCCGGTGGGGACGCGTTCGTCTATACGAGTCTGGCGACGCTGATGCTGGCGAAACACACCCCGGAGATGGTCCCCAACGGGATCGCCCGTCGGAGCGACACGATCCCGGAGTCGGTCACCTACGTCACGCTCTCACAGGACCGCGAGCACGTCTACAGCGAACTGGACGCGGTGCTCGATGGCTACCAGTTCGAGACGCTGACCGAGAACATGACCGTCGTCGACTTCTCCCAGCGGTTCATGGAACTGCTCCCGGTCCCGAAGGCGCTGTTCGACGCTCGCCGGGGCGACAGCGAGATCGAGACGGCGGAGACGACCGTCGAGGGCGAGGACGAGGCGGCCGACGACGCCACGTTCGGGGACCTACTCGAAGACATCAGCGAGGAGATCACCGAGGCGACCGGCGACATCCTCGTGATCGATTCGCTGTCGGATATCGAGCGCGCGACCGAGTTCGGTCTCTCGCAGGGCCGGGAGATCGCCTTTCTCATGGGACTGCGGGAAGCCGTCGTCAACTGGGGCAACGTCGCATACGTCAAACTCGACCGACGGGCCAGCGCCGTTCGTGACGACGATCGAATCCACGGCCTGCTCCACGGTGCCGTCTACTTCTACTCCAACGACAAAGGGTTCGAGACCTACCGAACGATGCGGGTCGGCTCCTTCGGCGGCGCGCTGGACTCGGAGCGCCAGACGGTGTTCGAGTCACTCGTCGGACCGACGGGCTTTCGGGCGAAGGCGACCAAGAAGATCGGTCCCTCGAACTGGTGA
- the ppsA gene encoding phosphoenolpyruvate synthase, whose translation MPTLWLDDIGADDLDVVGGKAASLGELTAAGLPVPSAFVVTADTYRSFIEESGIDTELFETVDIDSDDSQALAAAAERAQELILETDTPPSVREDLLAAYDQMGESDVAVRSSATAEDLPDASFAGQQETFLNVSRADLLDRVKECWASLFTQRAIYYRQEQGFSHVDVDIAVVVQEMVDAEKSGVMFTSHPSTGAPKAILEAAWGLGEAVVSGAVSPDNYIVDRESGEVEEATVADKKVMCVRGEDGETIERSVPEEKRTERVLSADEIERLLAIGQRVEDHYDEPQDVEWAIDDDTIYVLQSRPITTIDEGAAESAEESADETTDATAAGVADGGEMEAPDTVRLTGIGSSPGTVTGTVSVVTKLDNLDKVSEGDIIVAEMTTPDMVPAMKRAAGIVTDEGGMTSHAAIVSRELGVPAVVGAEDATDRLRDGQTVTLDGDMGTVEQGTSVTTEDDEESEPADQPTSERSAVKPMTGTEVKVNVSIPEAAERAAATGADGVGLLRIEHMILSTDKTPARYVEDHGERAYIDEIVEGVRTAAEAFYPRPVRVRTLDAPSDEFRQLQGGEDEPSEHNPMLGYRGIRRSLDRPGEFKLELRAFERLFDLGYDNVELMLPLVTDAEDILRAKSLMREVGIDPEKRRWGVMVETPASALCIEELCETGLDFVSFGTNDLTQYTLAVDRNNGTVADRFDELHPAVLDLMSQVIGTCRENDVATSICGQAASKPEMVQFLVDEGVTSISPNIDAVRDVQHEVKRVEQRLLLESVR comes from the coding sequence ATGCCAACACTGTGGCTCGACGATATCGGTGCCGACGACCTCGACGTGGTCGGCGGCAAGGCAGCGTCTCTCGGAGAACTCACCGCGGCCGGGCTGCCGGTTCCGTCGGCGTTCGTCGTCACGGCCGACACCTATCGTTCGTTCATCGAAGAATCGGGGATCGACACGGAGCTGTTCGAGACGGTCGATATCGACAGCGACGACTCACAGGCGCTCGCGGCGGCCGCCGAACGCGCACAGGAACTCATCCTGGAGACCGACACGCCCCCGTCGGTACGCGAGGACCTGCTCGCCGCGTACGACCAGATGGGGGAGTCGGATGTCGCGGTCCGCTCTTCGGCGACCGCGGAGGACCTGCCCGACGCCTCCTTCGCCGGCCAGCAGGAGACGTTCCTGAACGTCTCGCGGGCCGACCTGCTCGATCGCGTCAAGGAATGCTGGGCCTCGCTGTTCACCCAGCGGGCGATCTACTACCGCCAGGAACAGGGCTTTTCCCACGTCGACGTCGACATCGCGGTCGTCGTCCAGGAGATGGTCGACGCCGAGAAGTCCGGCGTCATGTTCACGAGTCATCCCTCGACCGGGGCACCGAAGGCAATCCTCGAAGCCGCGTGGGGGCTGGGCGAGGCCGTCGTCTCCGGGGCTGTCTCGCCGGACAACTATATCGTCGATCGCGAGAGCGGCGAGGTCGAGGAAGCCACCGTCGCCGACAAGAAGGTGATGTGTGTCCGCGGCGAGGACGGCGAGACGATCGAGCGTTCGGTCCCCGAGGAGAAACGCACCGAGCGAGTCCTCTCGGCCGACGAGATCGAGCGCCTGTTGGCGATCGGCCAGCGGGTCGAGGACCACTACGACGAGCCACAGGACGTAGAGTGGGCGATCGACGACGACACCATCTACGTCCTCCAGTCCCGACCGATCACGACCATCGACGAGGGGGCGGCCGAAAGCGCCGAGGAGAGCGCCGACGAAACGACCGACGCGACGGCGGCCGGCGTCGCCGACGGCGGCGAGATGGAAGCCCCCGACACTGTCCGTCTGACGGGCATCGGCTCCAGCCCGGGCACGGTGACCGGGACGGTCAGTGTGGTCACCAAACTCGACAACCTCGACAAGGTCTCGGAGGGCGACATCATCGTCGCCGAGATGACCACGCCCGACATGGTGCCGGCGATGAAGCGAGCGGCCGGCATCGTCACCGACGAGGGTGGGATGACGAGCCACGCGGCCATCGTCTCCCGCGAGTTGGGCGTCCCGGCAGTCGTCGGTGCCGAGGACGCAACCGACAGGCTCCGCGACGGCCAGACGGTCACGCTCGACGGCGATATGGGCACTGTCGAACAGGGGACTTCGGTCACCACCGAAGACGACGAGGAGTCCGAACCGGCCGACCAGCCGACCAGCGAGCGTTCCGCGGTCAAACCGATGACCGGGACCGAGGTGAAGGTCAACGTCTCTATCCCCGAGGCCGCCGAACGGGCCGCGGCGACCGGCGCCGACGGGGTCGGCCTGCTCCGCATCGAGCATATGATCCTCTCGACGGACAAGACGCCGGCTCGCTACGTCGAGGACCACGGGGAACGGGCCTATATCGACGAGATCGTCGAGGGCGTCCGGACCGCCGCGGAAGCGTTCTACCCCCGGCCGGTGCGGGTCCGGACGCTGGATGCGCCCTCCGACGAGTTCCGACAGCTCCAGGGCGGCGAGGACGAACCCAGTGAGCACAACCCGATGCTTGGCTACCGGGGTATCCGCCGGTCGCTGGACCGGCCCGGCGAGTTCAAACTCGAACTCCGGGCCTTCGAGCGGCTGTTCGACCTGGGCTACGACAACGTCGAGTTGATGCTCCCGCTGGTGACCGACGCCGAGGACATCCTGCGCGCCAAGTCGCTCATGCGGGAGGTCGGCATCGACCCCGAAAAGCGCCGCTGGGGCGTGATGGTCGAGACGCCCGCCAGCGCGCTGTGTATCGAGGAGCTGTGTGAGACAGGGCTGGACTTCGTCTCTTTCGGCACCAACGACCTCACCCAGTATACGCTGGCGGTCGACCGCAACAACGGCACCGTCGCCGACCGATTCGACGAACTCCACCCGGCCGTGCTGGACCTGATGAGCCAGGTTATCGGTACCTGCCGGGAGAACGACGTGGCGACGAGCATCTGTGGCCAGGCGGCCTCGAAACCCGAGATGGTCCAGTTCCTCGTCGACGAGGGTGTCACTTCCATCTCGCCGAACATCGACGCGGTCCGTGACGTCCAACACGAGGTCAAGCGGGTCGAACAGCGGCTGCTCCTGGAGTCGGTCCGCTGA